From a region of the Bradyrhizobium diazoefficiens genome:
- the murC gene encoding UDP-N-acetylmuramate--L-alanine ligase, whose product MRLPREIGPIHFVGIGGIGMSGIAEVLVNLGYAVQGSDASDNYNLDRLRKKGAKVSVGHKAENIDGAEVVVVSTAIKRDNPELMAARERRIPVVRRAEMLAELMRLKSCVAIAGTHGKTTTTTMVATLLDAGGLDPTVINGGIINAYGSNARLGAGDWMVVEADESDGTFLKLPTDVAIVTNVDPEHLDHFKTFEAVQDAFRHFVENLPFYGFAVMCSDHPVVQSLVGKIEDRRIITYGENPQADARLVDLTPMGGGSKFTVAFRDRKTGAGHEIAELMLPMPGRHNASNATAAIAVARELGVSDEAIRKAIAGFGGVKRRFTKTGDWNGVTVIDDYGHHPIEIAAVLKAARESTNGKIIAVVQPHRYTRLQSLFEEFCTCFNDADAVIVADVYAAGEAPIDGIDRDHFVAGLRAHGHREVIALPAASELAGIVKGLANSGDLVVCLGAGNITQWAYALPDELKALV is encoded by the coding sequence ATGAGACTGCCGCGCGAGATCGGACCCATCCACTTCGTCGGGATCGGCGGGATCGGCATGAGCGGCATCGCCGAGGTGCTGGTCAATCTCGGCTATGCCGTGCAGGGTTCGGACGCTTCCGACAATTACAATCTAGACCGCCTGCGCAAGAAGGGTGCGAAGGTTTCGGTCGGCCACAAAGCCGAGAATATCGATGGTGCCGAGGTCGTCGTGGTTTCCACCGCAATCAAGCGCGACAATCCGGAACTGATGGCGGCGCGCGAACGGCGCATTCCCGTGGTGCGCCGCGCCGAGATGCTGGCCGAACTGATGCGGCTGAAGAGCTGCGTCGCCATCGCCGGCACCCACGGCAAGACCACGACGACCACGATGGTCGCAACGCTGCTCGACGCCGGGGGGCTCGATCCCACCGTCATCAACGGTGGCATCATCAACGCCTACGGCTCCAACGCGCGTCTCGGCGCCGGCGACTGGATGGTGGTCGAAGCGGACGAAAGCGACGGCACGTTCCTGAAGCTGCCGACCGACGTCGCGATCGTCACCAATGTCGACCCCGAGCATCTCGACCACTTCAAGACCTTCGAGGCCGTGCAGGACGCGTTCCGTCATTTCGTCGAGAACCTGCCGTTCTACGGCTTTGCCGTGATGTGCAGCGATCATCCCGTGGTGCAGAGCCTCGTCGGCAAGATCGAGGATCGCCGCATTATCACCTATGGCGAAAACCCGCAGGCCGACGCGCGGCTCGTCGATCTCACCCCGATGGGTGGCGGATCGAAATTCACGGTCGCGTTCCGCGACCGCAAGACCGGCGCTGGGCATGAGATTGCAGAGCTGATGCTGCCGATGCCGGGACGCCACAACGCTTCCAATGCGACCGCCGCGATCGCGGTGGCGCGCGAGCTCGGCGTGTCCGACGAAGCGATCCGCAAGGCGATCGCCGGCTTCGGCGGCGTCAAGCGACGCTTCACCAAGACCGGCGATTGGAACGGCGTCACCGTCATCGACGATTACGGCCATCACCCCATCGAGATCGCGGCCGTGCTGAAGGCGGCGCGGGAATCCACCAACGGCAAGATCATCGCCGTGGTGCAGCCACATCGCTACACCCGCCTGCAGTCGCTGTTCGAGGAGTTCTGCACCTGCTTCAACGATGCTGACGCGGTCATCGTCGCCGACGTCTATGCCGCTGGCGAAGCGCCGATCGACGGTATCGACCGCGACCATTTCGTCGCAGGCCTGCGGGCCCATGGCCATCGCGAGGTGATCGCGCTGCCGGCAGCGTCGGAGCTCGCGGGCATTGTCAAGGGACTGGCGAACTCCGGCGATCTCGTCGTGTGCTTGGGGGCGGGCAACATCACGCAATGGGCGTATGCCTTGCCGGACGAATTGAAGGCGCTGGTGTGA
- the murB gene encoding UDP-N-acetylmuramate dehydrogenase, which translates to MSFPDITSSLKAAMPELRGRLLANQSLAELTWFRVGGPAQVLFTPADEDDLAYFLAHLASDIPLYVVGVGSNLIVRDGGIAGVVVRLAPRAFGEACASDDVVTAGAAVLDKRVAEVAASANIGGLEFYFGIPGTIGGALRMNAGANGGETKDVLVEATGIGRDGRKHVFSNAEMKFVYRNSGVDPSIIFTSARFRGQIRDADTIRARMADVQSHRETAQPVREKTGGSTFKNPPGHSAWKLVDAAGCRGLRVGGAQVSEMHCNFLINTGDATAHDIETLGETVRERVKANSGIELHWEIKRIGVSA; encoded by the coding sequence ATGAGCTTCCCCGACATCACTTCCTCGCTCAAAGCCGCGATGCCGGAGCTGCGCGGCCGGCTGCTCGCCAACCAGTCGCTTGCCGAACTCACCTGGTTTCGCGTCGGCGGTCCGGCGCAGGTGCTGTTCACGCCGGCGGACGAGGACGATCTCGCCTATTTTCTCGCGCATCTTGCTTCCGACATCCCCCTCTATGTCGTCGGCGTCGGCTCCAACCTGATCGTGCGTGACGGCGGCATCGCGGGTGTGGTGGTCCGGCTGGCGCCGCGCGCCTTCGGCGAGGCGTGCGCGAGCGACGATGTCGTCACCGCCGGCGCTGCTGTGCTCGACAAGCGTGTGGCGGAGGTCGCCGCGTCGGCCAATATCGGCGGGCTCGAATTCTACTTCGGCATTCCCGGCACGATCGGCGGCGCCTTGCGCATGAACGCGGGCGCCAATGGCGGCGAGACCAAGGACGTGCTGGTCGAAGCGACCGGCATCGGGCGCGATGGCAGGAAGCACGTGTTCTCCAACGCCGAGATGAAGTTCGTCTACCGTAACAGCGGCGTCGATCCCTCCATCATCTTCACCTCCGCGCGCTTTCGCGGTCAGATCAGGGACGCTGATACGATCCGCGCGCGCATGGCTGACGTGCAAAGCCATCGCGAGACTGCGCAGCCGGTCCGCGAAAAGACCGGCGGTTCGACCTTCAAGAATCCGCCCGGCCATTCCGCCTGGAAGCTGGTCGACGCTGCCGGCTGCCGCGGTTTGCGCGTCGGCGGCGCGCAGGTCTCCGAGATGCATTGCAATTTCCTGATCAACACGGGCGATGCCACCGCGCACGACATCGAGACGCTGGGCGAAACCGTACGCGAGCGGGTGAAGGCAAATTCCGGAATTGAGCTACACTGGGAAATCAAGCGGATCGGGGTTTCCGCGTGA
- a CDS encoding D-alanine--D-alanine ligase translates to MRITILFGGSNRERLVSVASAQALHQVLPEADLWWWDVEDKVHVVQSRQLLEHARPFEDEFKPGTSGIPLELALDQAKAEDRVLVLGLHGGRAENGELQVMCEARGVPFTGSGSASSHLAFDKIAAKRFAALGGVTPPANVALDDIDEAFAEYGRLIAKPAKDGSSYGLIFVNAKQDLVAVRNAARHEEYVIEPYIAGVEATCGVLERADGSIISLPPIEIIPGEGNFDYAAKYLLKSTQEICPGRFAPEITAALKAQAMLAHRAMSCTGYSRSDFIVSDRGLVYLETNTLPGLTKSSLYPKALKAEGIEFVDFLRGLVELAGRGVRK, encoded by the coding sequence ATGCGCATCACCATCCTCTTCGGCGGCTCCAACAGAGAGCGTCTTGTCTCGGTCGCCTCAGCCCAGGCGCTGCATCAGGTACTGCCCGAGGCCGACCTGTGGTGGTGGGACGTCGAGGACAAGGTGCATGTGGTGCAGTCGAGACAGCTGCTTGAACACGCCCGTCCGTTCGAGGACGAGTTCAAGCCCGGCACATCAGGCATTCCACTGGAGCTGGCGCTCGACCAGGCCAAGGCCGAGGATCGCGTCCTTGTGCTCGGCCTGCATGGCGGGCGTGCCGAGAACGGCGAATTGCAGGTGATGTGCGAAGCGCGCGGCGTACCCTTCACCGGTTCGGGCTCGGCCTCCTCACATCTTGCCTTCGACAAGATCGCCGCCAAGCGGTTCGCCGCACTCGGCGGTGTGACGCCGCCGGCCAACGTTGCGCTCGACGACATCGACGAAGCCTTCGCCGAATACGGGAGGTTGATCGCCAAGCCTGCGAAGGACGGGTCCAGCTATGGCCTGATCTTCGTCAACGCCAAGCAGGATCTCGTCGCCGTCCGCAATGCGGCCAGGCACGAGGAGTATGTGATCGAGCCCTATATCGCCGGCGTCGAGGCGACCTGCGGCGTGCTGGAGCGCGCCGATGGTTCGATCATCTCGCTGCCGCCGATCGAGATCATTCCCGGCGAGGGCAATTTCGACTACGCCGCAAAATATCTCCTGAAGTCGACCCAGGAGATCTGCCCCGGCCGTTTCGCACCCGAGATCACCGCCGCGCTGAAGGCGCAGGCGATGCTGGCGCACCGCGCGATGTCCTGCACCGGCTATTCCCGGTCGGACTTCATCGTCTCGGACCGGGGCCTGGTCTATCTCGAGACCAACACGCTGCCCGGGCTGACCAAGTCCTCGCTCTACCCCAAGGCGCTGAAGGCCGAGGGTATCGAATTCGTCGACTTCCTGCGCGGCCTGGTAGAGCTCGCCGGGCGGGGTGTGCGGAAATAG
- a CDS encoding cell division protein FtsQ/DivIB gives MDGAGSLTRSLFRSLRPQADLKAAAIGAVVLLREWVQDKRDEQRAAAKIKSRVRTKAVAEREPPPRVVALVERYLPRRVGISMTVLLLIGSCGFGIVKGGHLQDFITAVSDARNALANSAGFRITSVVINGRKQLSQDEILAIGGVSGRSSLLFLDADAVRDKLKANPWIADATVLKLYPGQLMIELTERKAFALWQEAGRLSVIADDGAVLEPYVSRRFLSLPLVVGKGAETQARDFLALLARYPQVNSVTKAAIFVGERRWNLRLKDGLDIRLPEQDVGNALAMLTKLDKEDRLFSRDIVAVDMRLPDRLVVQLSEDAAKAREDQFKDKKKKKAGDSA, from the coding sequence ATGGATGGAGCAGGAAGCCTCACCCGGTCGCTTTTCAGATCGCTGAGGCCCCAAGCTGACCTGAAGGCGGCCGCGATCGGAGCGGTCGTGCTTCTGCGCGAGTGGGTGCAGGACAAGCGCGACGAGCAGCGCGCTGCTGCCAAGATCAAGTCCAGAGTCAGGACAAAGGCCGTCGCCGAACGCGAGCCGCCGCCGCGCGTGGTTGCACTCGTCGAGCGCTACCTGCCGCGCCGGGTCGGGATCAGCATGACCGTGCTGCTGCTGATCGGAAGCTGCGGTTTCGGCATCGTCAAGGGCGGCCATCTCCAGGATTTCATCACCGCGGTCAGCGACGCCCGCAACGCGCTGGCCAATTCCGCCGGCTTCCGCATCACCTCCGTGGTGATCAACGGCCGCAAGCAGCTCAGCCAGGACGAGATCCTGGCGATCGGCGGCGTCAGCGGCCGCTCCTCGCTGCTGTTCCTCGACGCCGACGCGGTGCGCGACAAGCTCAAGGCCAATCCCTGGATCGCGGATGCAACCGTACTGAAGCTCTATCCGGGCCAGCTCATGATCGAGCTCACCGAGCGCAAGGCTTTCGCGCTGTGGCAGGAGGCCGGCCGGCTCTCGGTCATCGCCGATGACGGCGCCGTGCTCGAGCCCTACGTCTCGCGTCGCTTCCTGTCGCTGCCGCTGGTGGTCGGCAAGGGCGCCGAGACCCAGGCCCGCGACTTCCTCGCGCTGCTGGCGCGCTATCCGCAGGTCAATTCGGTGACGAAGGCTGCGATCTTCGTCGGCGAGCGGCGCTGGAACCTGAGGCTCAAGGACGGCCTCGACATCCGCCTGCCCGAGCAGGACGTCGGCAACGCGCTTGCGATGCTGACCAAGCTCGACAAGGAGGACAGGCTGTTCTCCCGCGACATCGTCGCCGTCGACATGCGCTTGCCCGATCGGCTGGTGGTGCAGCTGTCCGAGGACGCCGCCAAGGCGCGCGAGGATCAGTTCAAGGACAAGAAGAAAAAGAAGGCCGGGGATTCCGCATGA
- the ftsA gene encoding cell division protein FtsA, with product MTGLDRTQTPKTRPMPHKRGGLVACLDIGTSKIACMIARLKPSPPSDALRGRTHAVELIGYSQIQSRGMKAGAVIDLGECEQAVRQAVALAEKMAKVRVESVLLSVSGGRLSGQLVEAAADIRGGAVTQADVSRVTSTGMRHATGEGRTVLHALPVGYTLDGVKGIRDPRGMVAHQFGVDMNVVTCDATVARNLMLAVERCHINVEAMAASPYVAGLSVLTDDEADLGAAVVEMGAGTTTIAVYSGGRFVHAAGFAVGGQHITMDLARGLSATIADAERIKTLYGTVITGGSDSRELMSVPTAGDEQDLPQIVSRATIANIVKHRAEEVFEMVRDKLKDSPFASEPNGRVVLSGGASQLTGLVELGTQILGRPVRVGRPLGFGRLPNEAKNAAFAVPAGLLVYPQYVHHEHVEPRHTRQQVKTGTGGYFGKVGRWLREGF from the coding sequence ATGACCGGTCTCGATCGCACCCAGACGCCGAAGACGCGCCCGATGCCGCACAAGCGCGGCGGCCTCGTCGCCTGCCTCGACATCGGCACCAGCAAGATCGCCTGCATGATCGCGCGCCTGAAGCCGTCGCCGCCGAGCGATGCGCTGCGCGGCCGCACCCACGCAGTGGAATTGATCGGCTACAGCCAGATCCAGTCGCGCGGCATGAAGGCCGGCGCGGTGATCGATCTCGGTGAATGCGAGCAGGCGGTGCGCCAGGCCGTCGCGCTCGCGGAGAAGATGGCCAAGGTGCGGGTCGAGTCCGTGCTGCTCTCGGTCTCCGGTGGCCGGCTCTCCGGCCAGCTGGTCGAAGCCGCCGCCGACATCCGTGGTGGCGCCGTGACGCAGGCCGATGTCAGTCGCGTCACCTCCACCGGCATGCGTCACGCCACCGGCGAAGGCCGCACCGTGCTGCACGCGCTGCCGGTCGGCTACACGCTCGACGGCGTCAAGGGCATCCGCGATCCCCGCGGCATGGTCGCGCATCAGTTCGGTGTCGACATGAACGTCGTCACCTGCGACGCCACCGTTGCGCGGAACCTGATGCTGGCGGTGGAACGCTGCCACATCAATGTCGAAGCCATGGCGGCAAGCCCTTATGTGGCCGGATTGTCGGTGCTGACCGACGACGAGGCCGATCTGGGAGCTGCCGTCGTCGAGATGGGCGCCGGCACCACCACGATCGCGGTCTATTCCGGCGGCCGTTTCGTGCATGCGGCTGGTTTTGCGGTTGGCGGGCAACACATCACGATGGATCTTGCACGCGGACTCTCCGCGACCATTGCCGATGCCGAGCGAATCAAGACGTTATACGGGACCGTCATCACCGGCGGATCGGACTCGCGTGAGCTGATGTCCGTGCCGACGGCCGGTGACGAGCAGGATCTGCCGCAGATCGTCTCCCGCGCCACCATCGCCAACATCGTCAAGCACCGTGCCGAGGAAGTCTTCGAAATGGTTCGGGACAAGCTGAAGGATTCGCCCTTCGCCTCGGAGCCCAACGGCCGTGTCGTGCTTTCGGGTGGAGCTTCGCAGCTCACCGGCCTCGTCGAACTCGGAACCCAGATTCTCGGCCGGCCCGTGCGGGTCGGGCGTCCGCTCGGCTTCGGCCGGCTGCCCAACGAGGCGAAGAACGCCGCGTTCGCGGTGCCGGCCGGACTCCTCGTCTACCCGCAATATGTTCACCACGAACATGTCGAACCGCGGCATACGCGGCAGCAGGTCAAGACAGGGACCGGCGGTTATTTCGGAAAGGTGGGACGATGGCTACGCGAGGGCTTCTGA
- the ftsZ gene encoding cell division protein FtsZ, with product MTISINVPDIHELKPRITVFGVGGAGGNAVNNMITAGLQGVDFVVANTDAQALTMSKAQRIVQMGTAVTQGLGAGSQPNVGAAAAEEVIDELRDHLSGANMVFVTAGMGGGTGTGAAPVIAKTARDMGILTVGVVTKPFHFEGGRRMRTAEAGINELHKVVDTLLIIPNQNLFRVANEKTTFADAFAMADQVLYSGVACITDLMVKEGLINLDFADVRAVMREMGKAMMGTGEASGDKRALTAAEAAIANPLIDDSSMKGAKGLLISITGGKDLTLFEVDEAATRIREEVDQDANIIVGATFDEALDGLIRVSVVATGIEQAAIARNSQATSAPVANAAPQTQQAPAVPAAAAESRLADLTARLRADNQRMAERAQKPEGQFPAAGQAPVAAAPMAPRPNVERAALAAIAAAVADVPQAPAPMQTYGDVTVRPIAQKPTLFPEPDMAPVAMQEPMTPENFIPPQAERAPVRAPRMPRLDELPMPAQAEIRQARGEVEEETPQKTRLSLLQRLANVGLGRRDEESEAPVAARSAGPAMPPLPERRPQKTVGQQIASSEPVSEYARRPAPQGLDMHGRPAPVAPAPQGDDHLDIPAFLRRQAT from the coding sequence ATGACCATCAGCATCAATGTCCCTGATATTCACGAACTGAAGCCCCGGATCACCGTGTTCGGCGTCGGCGGCGCCGGTGGCAACGCCGTCAACAACATGATCACGGCGGGCCTTCAGGGCGTCGATTTCGTGGTCGCCAACACCGACGCGCAGGCGCTGACGATGTCGAAGGCGCAGCGCATCGTGCAGATGGGCACGGCGGTCACGCAAGGCCTTGGCGCAGGTTCGCAGCCGAACGTCGGCGCTGCGGCGGCGGAAGAGGTGATCGACGAGCTGCGCGACCATCTCTCGGGCGCCAACATGGTGTTCGTCACCGCCGGCATGGGGGGCGGCACCGGCACCGGTGCAGCGCCCGTGATCGCCAAGACCGCGCGTGACATGGGCATCCTCACCGTCGGCGTCGTGACCAAGCCGTTCCACTTCGAGGGCGGCCGCCGCATGCGCACGGCCGAAGCCGGCATCAACGAGCTTCACAAGGTCGTGGATACGCTCCTGATCATCCCGAACCAGAACCTGTTCCGGGTCGCCAACGAGAAGACCACTTTCGCCGACGCCTTCGCGATGGCCGACCAGGTGCTCTACTCCGGCGTTGCCTGCATCACCGACCTGATGGTCAAGGAAGGCCTGATCAATCTCGACTTCGCCGACGTGAGAGCGGTGATGAGGGAAATGGGCAAGGCAATGATGGGCACCGGCGAAGCCTCGGGCGACAAGCGCGCGCTGACCGCCGCGGAAGCCGCGATCGCCAATCCGCTGATCGACGATTCCTCGATGAAGGGTGCCAAGGGCCTCCTCATCTCCATCACCGGCGGCAAGGACCTCACTCTGTTCGAGGTCGACGAGGCCGCAACCCGCATCCGCGAGGAGGTCGACCAGGACGCCAACATCATCGTCGGCGCGACCTTCGACGAGGCGCTCGATGGCCTGATCCGCGTCTCGGTCGTTGCCACCGGCATCGAGCAGGCCGCGATCGCCCGCAACAGCCAGGCCACCAGTGCCCCGGTTGCGAACGCGGCGCCGCAGACGCAGCAGGCGCCCGCAGTTCCAGCCGCAGCCGCTGAGAGCCGTCTCGCCGACCTGACCGCGCGGCTCCGCGCCGACAACCAGCGCATGGCCGAGCGCGCCCAGAAGCCGGAAGGGCAGTTCCCGGCAGCAGGACAGGCTCCGGTCGCTGCCGCGCCGATGGCGCCCCGTCCGAACGTCGAGCGCGCCGCGCTCGCCGCCATCGCGGCCGCCGTTGCGGACGTCCCGCAGGCGCCCGCGCCGATGCAGACCTACGGCGATGTCACCGTGCGCCCGATCGCGCAGAAGCCGACCCTGTTCCCCGAGCCCGACATGGCTCCGGTCGCGATGCAGGAGCCGATGACGCCGGAAAACTTCATCCCGCCGCAGGCCGAGCGCGCGCCGGTCCGTGCGCCGCGGATGCCGCGCCTTGACGAATTGCCGATGCCGGCCCAAGCCGAGATTCGCCAGGCCCGCGGCGAGGTTGAGGAGGAGACCCCGCAGAAGACCCGCCTGTCGCTGCTCCAGCGCCTCGCCAATGTCGGCCTCGGCCGTCGCGACGAGGAGAGCGAGGCACCGGTCGCGGCCCGCAGCGCCGGTCCCGCGATGCCGCCGTTGCCCGAGCGCCGGCCGCAGAAGACGGTGGGACAGCAGATCGCATCGAGCGAGCCGGTATCGGAGTATGCCCGTCGTCCTGCGCCGCAGGGGCTGGACATGCACGGCCGTCCCGCGCCTGTTGCGCCGGCGCCACAGGGTGACGACCATCTTGATATCCCGGCATTCCTGCGGCGGCAGGCGACCTGA
- the lpxC gene encoding UDP-3-O-acyl-N-acetylglucosamine deacetylase, with amino-acid sequence MKFSRQTTLRAQASVAGVGVHSGLPVTLTLGPAPVDAGFIFVRTGLEGSDREVRAAADQVIATDFATVLGDREGPLVSTAEHVLAALRGMGVDNATIEIDGPEVPIMDGSAAAFIAAIDQAGIVTQTAQRRFVQVLKPVSVKIGDSFGEIRPYANGFCVEVEIDFTNPIIGQQSYAFDLNPERFRREVGRARTFGLMCDVARLWSAGYALGASFDNTVVFDDERLLNAEGLRYADECARHKVLDVIGDLSLAGLPLLGAYRSVRGGHKLNHAVLTALLADRTAWRVVEGEAARRTTRPVGEVGRGIVGGRIAAAYGPDVS; translated from the coding sequence ATGAAATTTAGCCGGCAAACAACGCTTCGTGCGCAAGCCTCCGTGGCAGGCGTAGGCGTTCATTCCGGTCTTCCCGTCACTCTCACGCTTGGGCCTGCGCCTGTCGACGCGGGTTTTATTTTTGTCCGCACGGGCCTTGAGGGAAGCGATCGCGAAGTTCGGGCGGCCGCTGACCAGGTGATCGCGACCGACTTCGCCACCGTCCTCGGCGACCGCGAGGGTCCGCTGGTGTCCACCGCCGAGCACGTGCTTGCTGCACTGCGGGGCATGGGTGTCGACAACGCCACCATCGAGATCGACGGTCCGGAAGTGCCGATCATGGACGGCAGCGCCGCGGCCTTCATTGCGGCGATCGACCAGGCCGGCATCGTGACCCAGACGGCACAGCGCCGCTTCGTTCAGGTTCTGAAGCCAGTCTCGGTCAAGATCGGCGACTCCTTCGGCGAGATCAGGCCCTACGCCAACGGGTTCTGCGTCGAGGTCGAGATCGACTTCACCAATCCCATCATCGGCCAGCAGAGCTACGCTTTCGACCTCAACCCGGAACGTTTCCGCCGCGAAGTGGGCCGCGCCCGGACTTTCGGTCTGATGTGCGACGTCGCGCGGCTCTGGAGTGCGGGCTATGCCCTCGGCGCCTCCTTCGACAATACCGTCGTGTTCGACGACGAGCGGCTGCTCAACGCCGAGGGCCTGCGCTACGCCGATGAATGTGCCCGCCATAAGGTGCTGGACGTGATCGGCGACCTCTCGCTGGCCGGCCTGCCGCTGCTTGGCGCTTATCGCTCGGTGCGTGGCGGCCACAAGCTCAACCACGCTGTCCTGACCGCGTTGCTCGCCGACCGTACCGCCTGGCGGGTGGTCGAGGGCGAGGCGGCCCGCCGTACCACGCGTCCCGTGGGCGAGGTCGGTCGCGGCATCGTCGGCGGCCGGATCGCTGCGGCCTACGGGCCGGACGTATCCTGA
- a CDS encoding outer membrane protein assembly factor BamD: MSAQRMTRGYPAVSPRVSMRVASIGARGLLQAVTFIMLALPLAGCGTGALWDKFTAKDDTFVEEPADKIYNEGLYLMNEKKDLKAANKKFEEVDRQHPYSDWARKSLLMSAYASYQGGDYDGCIGAATRYVTLHPGSPDAAYAQYLIAASHYDQIPDISRDQTRTEKAIAALEEVVRKYPNSEYATSAKAKIEGARDQLAGKEMNVGRYYAKRRDYTAAINRYKTVVTQYQTTRHVEEALFRLTEAYMAIGIVGEAQTAAAVLGHNFPDSRWYKDAYNLVKSGGLEPSENQGSWISRTFKKMGLG; the protein is encoded by the coding sequence ATGTCGGCACAGCGTATGACGCGCGGATATCCCGCGGTTTCGCCAAGAGTTTCGATGAGAGTTGCTTCGATCGGAGCCCGTGGGCTGCTTCAGGCCGTCACCTTCATCATGCTCGCGCTGCCGCTCGCCGGCTGCGGCACCGGCGCGCTCTGGGACAAGTTCACCGCCAAGGACGACACCTTCGTCGAGGAGCCCGCCGACAAGATCTACAATGAGGGCCTGTACCTCATGAACGAGAAGAAGGACCTGAAGGCGGCGAACAAGAAGTTCGAAGAGGTCGACCGCCAGCATCCTTATTCAGACTGGGCCCGTAAATCGCTGCTGATGTCGGCCTACGCGTCCTACCAGGGCGGCGACTATGACGGCTGCATCGGCGCCGCCACCCGCTACGTCACGCTGCATCCCGGCAGCCCGGATGCGGCCTATGCACAATATCTGATCGCGGCCTCCCATTACGACCAGATCCCGGACATCAGCCGCGACCAGACCCGCACCGAGAAGGCGATCGCCGCTCTTGAAGAGGTGGTGCGCAAATACCCGAACTCGGAATACGCGACGTCGGCCAAGGCCAAGATCGAGGGCGCGCGCGATCAGCTCGCCGGCAAGGAAATGAACGTCGGCCGCTACTACGCGAAGCGGCGCGACTACACGGCCGCGATCAACCGCTACAAGACCGTTGTCACGCAGTACCAGACCACCCGCCATGTCGAAGAGGCGCTGTTCCGGCTCACCGAGGCCTATATGGCGATTGGCATCGTCGGCGAGGCGCAGACCGCGGCAGCCGTTCTCGGGCATAATTTTCCTGACAGCCGCTGGTACAAGGACGCCTATAATCTTGTAAAATCCGGCGGTCTCGAACCGAGCGAGAATCAGGGGTCCTGGATCAGCCGGACCTTCAAGAAGATGGGTCTCGGCTAG